Proteins from a genomic interval of Providencia stuartii:
- a CDS encoding urease accessory protein UreD, whose protein sequence is MTQFRADIANTPSRVQAHTLGNNAPELAIYQDEPKQMQSGAVGKSGYLKLRFAQGEYRSELVEMERRVPSLVQKALYWDEMMPQLPCVTMISTSGCLLQGDRQALDIIVETGACAHVTTQSATKVHMMEANYATQFQNIIVEEDGYLEYLPDPIIPHRNSRFITDTRINIHPSATMIYSEILMSGRKYHHQDEQFGFDIFSSHIRAESSSNKELFVEKYILEPKKEQLMTTAVMNKFDTFGNVILLTPKIHHSRILERLEAIYDTENNIAFGATQLPNDCGLIFKALGVDSPKVKEAVRYFWQIAREEILGITLQEPFLWR, encoded by the coding sequence ATGACTCAATTCAGGGCAGATATCGCAAATACACCATCACGTGTTCAAGCACATACACTCGGTAACAATGCACCTGAACTTGCCATCTATCAAGATGAGCCTAAACAAATGCAAAGCGGTGCGGTGGGTAAAAGTGGTTATCTCAAGCTAAGATTCGCACAAGGCGAATATCGCAGCGAGCTCGTAGAGATGGAACGTCGTGTTCCATCTTTGGTGCAAAAAGCACTCTATTGGGATGAAATGATGCCACAGTTACCTTGTGTCACCATGATTTCTACGTCAGGGTGCCTATTGCAGGGTGACCGCCAAGCGCTAGATATCATTGTTGAAACGGGGGCATGTGCTCATGTAACCACACAATCTGCAACGAAAGTGCATATGATGGAAGCAAATTATGCAACACAATTCCAAAATATTATCGTTGAAGAAGATGGTTATTTAGAGTATTTACCTGATCCCATTATACCTCATCGTAATTCACGTTTTATTACTGATACTCGGATTAATATTCATCCGAGTGCGACAATGATATATTCTGAAATATTGATGTCGGGGCGTAAATATCATCACCAAGATGAGCAATTTGGTTTTGATATTTTTTCTTCGCATATCAGAGCAGAGTCTTCATCAAATAAAGAGTTGTTTGTTGAGAAATATATTTTAGAGCCTAAAAAAGAACAATTAATGACTACTGCGGTGATGAATAAGTTTGATACGTTCGGTAATGTTATTTTGTTAACGCCAAAAATTCACCATAGTCGTATTTTAGAGCGCCTAGAAGCTATTTATGATACAGAGAACAATATTGCATTTGGGGCGACTCAATTACCGAATGATTGTGGTTTAATTTTTAAAGCATTGGGTGTTGATAGTCCAAAAGTGAAAGAGGCTGTGAGATATTTCTGGCAAATAGCACGTGAAGAAATATTGGGAATAACTTTACAAGAGCCTTTTTTATGGCGTTAA
- a CDS encoding urease accessory protein UreF → MKASDLIRIMQFGDSALPIGAFTFSNGVEAAIQKGVVHDKETLKSFVRTSLNVAASSDGIAVVAAHRAVIAQDNEALINIDWAVHNRKLNEEARIMTTRMGKKLAEISVHIFENQQVAWWLEQIKNGTAPGTQPVTQAIVMAVQGITERDVVVMHQYGIAMTILSAAMRLMRITHYETQHILFELNEDIDIFCDIAACGDIQQMASYVPVIDVLAAVHTKSFVRLFMN, encoded by the coding sequence ATGAAGGCATCTGATTTAATTAGGATAATGCAGTTTGGTGACTCAGCGCTACCTATCGGTGCATTTACCTTTTCGAATGGCGTAGAGGCGGCAATACAAAAAGGCGTTGTGCATGATAAAGAAACGCTAAAGTCATTTGTCCGTACATCACTCAATGTCGCGGCAAGCTCTGATGGTATTGCGGTAGTTGCTGCCCATAGAGCTGTTATCGCACAAGATAATGAGGCATTAATTAATATCGATTGGGCTGTACACAATCGTAAATTAAATGAAGAAGCGAGAATAATGACTACCCGTATGGGAAAGAAACTCGCTGAGATATCAGTACATATATTTGAAAACCAGCAGGTTGCTTGGTGGCTAGAACAAATAAAAAACGGCACAGCGCCAGGAACTCAGCCAGTGACACAAGCCATTGTAATGGCGGTTCAAGGGATAACAGAAAGAGATGTGGTGGTCATGCATCAATATGGTATTGCCATGACTATTTTGAGTGCGGCGATGCGCTTGATGCGTATTACGCATTATGAAACACAACATATTCTGTTTGAATTGAATGAAGATATCGACATTTTTTGTGACATTGCAGCATGTGGCGATATTCAACAAATGGCCTCGTATGTGCCAGTGATTGATGTGCTGGCAGCGGTACATACAAAATCGTTTGTTCGCTTGTTTATGAACTGA
- a CDS encoding ion channel — translation MKKNAIYKYIQNMTIIRTTLALLILLDGLLIILPILSSYNINLSSQHHNFVDWLQSLGFIKLLDIPRFAIGVVLIILALPIYLGIRIGWVFSCFMLFVLVLINLLLARENVLTGTLSLLILIALIANWKIFHRHSLSGAGFVAFVSLIALLGYSVFGSLYLGDQFQPHITDISSAFYFALVCMTTVGFGDIVPISVEARLFTISIVILGITIFTTSIVYFLGVFAKSTQEIVKKRLFRMKDHYVIIGASPLALNTYHGLKKRDLDVMVLCKEEHKNNYPDNAPVITTSQINKKSLNQVNLADAKALFILGDLDAENTIAMLAAKEIVGANIKSVMVVNDDNNYENLKLLHADLLISLSSLGSEVLIKMIFGENINSQIIESIIFSNNILDT, via the coding sequence ATGAAAAAGAATGCAATTTATAAATACATTCAAAATATGACGATAATAAGGACAACATTAGCTTTATTGATCTTGCTTGATGGGCTATTGATAATACTCCCTATTTTATCATCATATAATATTAATTTATCCTCACAACACCATAATTTTGTTGATTGGTTGCAATCCTTAGGTTTTATTAAACTGCTCGATATCCCTCGGTTTGCTATCGGGGTTGTATTGATTATTTTGGCATTACCTATTTATTTAGGTATCAGAATAGGATGGGTATTTAGTTGCTTTATGCTGTTTGTTCTTGTTCTCATTAACTTGCTATTAGCAAGAGAAAATGTATTAACGGGAACTCTCTCATTGCTGATATTAATTGCATTGATTGCAAATTGGAAAATATTTCACCGTCATAGCTTATCAGGTGCTGGCTTTGTTGCATTTGTCAGTTTGATTGCTTTACTGGGATATTCCGTATTTGGGTCATTGTATCTTGGTGACCAATTCCAACCTCATATAACCGATATCTCCTCTGCATTTTATTTTGCACTGGTTTGTATGACAACGGTAGGATTCGGGGATATTGTTCCTATTAGTGTAGAGGCAAGATTATTTACTATTTCTATTGTGATATTAGGTATTACAATTTTTACCACTTCTATTGTTTATTTTTTAGGCGTGTTTGCAAAGAGCACACAAGAGATTGTCAAAAAGAGATTATTCCGTATGAAAGATCATTATGTCATTATCGGTGCTAGCCCTTTAGCGTTAAACACCTACCATGGATTAAAAAAGCGTGATTTAGATGTCATGGTGCTGTGTAAAGAAGAACACAAAAACAATTATCCAGATAATGCTCCAGTGATCACGACATCACAAATCAATAAAAAAAGTTTAAACCAAGTGAATTTAGCTGATGCTAAGGCATTGTTTATACTTGGAGATTTAGATGCCGAAAACACGATTGCCATGCTGGCGGCTAAAGAGATCGTTGGTGCCAATATTAAAAGTGTTATGGTCGTCAATGATGATAATAACTACGAAAATCTGAAATTACTGCACGCGGATCTGTTGATCTCTTTGTCGTCATTAGGCAGTGAAGTATTAATTAAAATGATTTTTGGTGAGAATATTAATAGCCAAATAATTGAAAGTATTATTTTCTCGAACAATATTCTAGATACTTAG
- the ureG gene encoding urease accessory protein UreG, with protein MKKMTRIGIGGPVGSGKTAIIEVITPILIERGVKPLIITNDIVTTEDAKQVKRTLKGILDEEKILGVETGACPHTAVREDPSMNIAAVEDMEERFPDSDVIMIESGGDNLTLTFSPALADFYIYVIDVAEGEKIPRKNGPGLVQADILVINKIDLAPYVGASLEVMEHDTKVVRGNRPYVMTNCKTGEGVVELVDMIMDKFLFTHQSSRG; from the coding sequence ATGAAAAAAATGACTCGGATTGGTATCGGTGGACCAGTAGGTTCAGGAAAAACAGCAATTATTGAAGTAATTACTCCGATCCTCATTGAGCGTGGTGTTAAACCGTTAATTATCACTAATGACATTGTGACCACTGAAGATGCGAAACAAGTTAAACGTACTTTAAAAGGAATTTTAGACGAAGAGAAAATTTTAGGTGTCGAGACCGGAGCATGTCCACATACTGCGGTTCGTGAAGATCCAAGTATGAACATTGCCGCAGTAGAAGATATGGAAGAGCGTTTTCCTGATAGCGATGTGATCATGATTGAAAGTGGTGGTGACAACCTAACATTGACCTTTAGTCCAGCATTGGCTGACTTTTATATCTATGTTATCGATGTGGCTGAAGGCGAAAAAATTCCCCGTAAAAATGGTCCTGGTTTAGTACAGGCTGATATTTTAGTGATTAACAAAATTGACTTAGCCCCCTACGTTGGCGCGAGCCTTGAAGTGATGGAGCACGACACGAAAGTGGTTCGTGGTAATCGCCCGTATGTGATGACTAACTGTAAAACTGGAGAAGGTGTTGTTGAACTGGTTGATATGATTATGGATAAATTCTTATTTACCCATCAATCATCAAGGGGCTAA
- a CDS encoding urease subunit gamma, with translation MQLTPREIEKLMVYTLADVAQKRRDRGVKLNYPEAVAIITVTALEGARDGKTVEDVMKEAASVLTKKDVMDGVWDLIPNVQVEAIFTDGTRLVTVHNPIK, from the coding sequence ATGCAATTAACCCCAAGGGAAATTGAAAAATTGATGGTTTATACACTCGCAGACGTTGCACAAAAACGTCGTGATCGTGGTGTGAAATTAAATTATCCAGAAGCGGTTGCCATTATTACGGTTACGGCTTTAGAAGGTGCACGCGATGGTAAAACCGTTGAAGATGTGATGAAAGAAGCCGCATCTGTCTTAACTAAAAAAGATGTTATGGATGGTGTGTGGGATTTAATTCCAAACGTACAGGTTGAAGCTATTTTTACTGATGGTACACGTCTGGTGACTGTTCATAATCCGATAAAATAA
- the ureE gene encoding urease accessory protein UreE (involved in the assembly of the urease metallocenter; possible nickel donor), with product MIIIEQILGNVKKDPVWQEKSQKAQLDVLILDQREAQKSRCRKHTEKGLDLGIALDRNVLLSDGDVILFDEAANTMVIVQISLRDVMMVNLQRLQTLSAEEQIRVSFELGHALGNQHWKAVLKDNQVYVPLTVSEKVMESVMRTHGFSPDTFAFVKGESILPKLTHSEARLLFGGAEDTDTHVHVAIGQIHEHAHSHSHDHDHDHDHDHHHHGHSHTHKH from the coding sequence ATGATCATCATTGAACAAATTCTTGGAAATGTAAAAAAGGATCCAGTTTGGCAAGAAAAAAGTCAAAAAGCGCAGCTAGATGTTTTGATACTTGACCAACGTGAAGCACAGAAGAGTCGTTGTCGTAAACATACAGAAAAAGGCCTAGATCTCGGTATAGCATTAGATCGTAATGTTTTGCTTTCTGATGGCGATGTAATTTTATTTGATGAAGCTGCCAATACGATGGTTATTGTGCAAATTTCTTTGCGTGACGTGATGATGGTTAATTTGCAGCGTCTGCAAACGCTCAGCGCTGAAGAGCAAATTCGTGTCAGTTTTGAACTGGGGCATGCGTTAGGAAACCAGCACTGGAAAGCAGTTTTAAAAGATAATCAAGTTTATGTGCCATTAACCGTAAGTGAAAAAGTCATGGAATCGGTCATGCGTACCCATGGTTTTTCTCCAGATACCTTTGCCTTTGTAAAAGGTGAGTCTATTTTACCAAAACTGACTCATTCAGAAGCACGTTTATTATTCGGTGGCGCAGAAGATACTGATACGCATGTGCATGTTGCAATTGGTCAAATCCATGAACATGCACATAGTCACTCACATGACCACGATCATGACCACGATCACGACCATCACCATCATGGGCATAGCCATACACATAAGCATTAA
- the ureB gene encoding urease subunit beta — MSNAKTDTKAPTPLGGVILADTPIEFNVGKPETKIKVRNTGDRPIQIGSHFHFFEVNHALEFDRSAAYGKRLNIASTTAIRFEPGDEIEVSLIPFGGKQTVYGFNNLVDGWAGNNVATTERPAKAIALNEAIARGYKHKEQ; from the coding sequence ATGAGCAACGCGAAAACAGATACAAAAGCACCTACACCTTTAGGTGGGGTTATTTTAGCGGATACCCCAATTGAATTTAATGTAGGCAAACCTGAAACTAAAATAAAAGTGCGAAATACAGGTGACCGCCCGATACAAATAGGTTCTCACTTTCATTTTTTTGAAGTTAACCACGCATTAGAATTTGATCGTTCTGCGGCTTATGGTAAGCGTTTAAATATTGCTTCTACGACTGCAATACGTTTTGAGCCAGGCGATGAAATTGAAGTATCACTTATCCCTTTCGGTGGAAAACAAACTGTTTATGGATTTAATAACCTCGTTGATGGTTGGGCAGGTAATAACGTCGCAACAACAGAACGTCCAGCAAAAGCGATTGCATTAAATGAAGCGATCGCTCGCGGTTACAAACATAAAGAACAGTAA
- the yut gene encoding urea transporter, translating to MNTSTINKNAWNQLADKNITVQFIDVTLRGCAQVMFQNNPLTGLLFFIAIFIGAFLESMPAVAFGCLLGTVVSTLTAYISKLDTASLRSGLYGYNGCLVGVALPTFLENTPFVWLSIVLGSIVSVIATISLMDFLKNWKVAALTAPFVLVSWTILLASYSFLGIKGVALPAPALPQQFIEPIGSIPHSDIVADIFRGVSEVFLLSSVIVGIIFVIGLAVSSIWAAVFAIVGSLLAFIVAILLKGDFVSIHTGLYSFSAVLTAIALGSTFNKPSYRVLAYAIVGVIFTVFVQGALDIILEPFGIPTLTMPFVLASWLFLVPNQDIMPEHRQS from the coding sequence ATGAACACTTCAACAATAAATAAGAATGCTTGGAATCAGCTTGCTGATAAAAATATAACAGTACAGTTTATTGATGTCACACTTCGTGGCTGTGCTCAAGTGATGTTTCAAAATAACCCATTAACTGGGCTGCTATTTTTTATCGCAATTTTTATCGGGGCATTTTTAGAAAGTATGCCCGCAGTGGCTTTTGGTTGTTTACTTGGTACGGTTGTATCAACGCTAACCGCTTATATTAGCAAGCTGGATACAGCCTCATTGCGCTCAGGGCTATATGGTTATAATGGTTGTTTAGTCGGGGTGGCTTTACCCACCTTTTTAGAAAATACCCCCTTTGTTTGGTTATCGATTGTTTTAGGTAGTATTGTTTCGGTGATCGCGACCATATCATTAATGGATTTCTTGAAAAACTGGAAAGTTGCGGCATTAACTGCGCCTTTTGTATTGGTTTCTTGGACTATCTTGTTAGCAAGTTATAGTTTTTTAGGCATAAAAGGTGTTGCTTTACCAGCACCAGCACTTCCTCAACAATTTATTGAACCAATTGGTAGTATTCCACATAGTGATATTGTTGCTGATATTTTCCGTGGCGTTTCTGAAGTCTTTTTACTGAGTAGTGTGATTGTCGGTATTATTTTTGTTATTGGACTTGCTGTGAGCTCAATATGGGCGGCGGTGTTTGCCATTGTTGGTTCGTTATTAGCATTTATTGTTGCAATATTATTGAAAGGCGATTTTGTTAGCATCCATACTGGATTATATTCATTTAGTGCCGTTTTAACGGCAATTGCTTTAGGTTCAACATTTAATAAGCCGAGTTATCGAGTATTAGCCTATGCCATCGTTGGCGTTATTTTTACTGTTTTTGTTCAAGGTGCATTAGACATTATTTTGGAGCCATTTGGCATACCGACATTAACGATGCCTTTTGTATTAGCGTCATGGCTATTTTTAGTACCGAACCAAGATATTATGCCTGAGCATAGGCAGTCATAA
- a CDS encoding urease subunit alpha: MPQISRQEYSGLFGPTVGDKIRLGDTDLYIEIEKDLRGYGEESVYGGGKSLRDGMGANNTFTSDNGVLDLVITNVTIVDARLGVIKADVGIKNGKIVGVGKSGNPNVQDNITPGMVVGVATDAISGEHLILTAAGIDTHIHLISPQQAYAALSNGVTTFFGGGIGPTDGTNGTTVTAGPWNMRAMLRAIEGLPINVGILGKGNSYTREPLIEQLVAGAAGLKVHEDWGATGNAIRHALRIADEFDVQISVHTDSLNEGGYVEDTIEAFEGRTIHTYHTEGAGGGHAPDIIKVVSQPNVLPSSTNPTLPFGVNSQSELFDMIMVCHNLNPNIPSDVSFAESRVRPETIAAENVLHDMGAISMFSSDSQAMGRVGENWLRIIQTANAMKASRGKLPEDAPGNDNFRVLRYVAKITINPAIAQGVSHILGSIEVGKMADLVLWDPKMFGAKPKLVIKGGLINWAAMGDPNASLPTPQPVFYRPMFGAMGKTVNDTCVTFVSQAALDDGVKEKAGLERQVVAVNNCRAIGKRDLVRNGETPNIEVDPETFAVKVNGEHATCQPISEAAMNQRYFFG; the protein is encoded by the coding sequence ATGCCACAAATTTCTAGACAAGAATATAGCGGCCTATTTGGCCCAACAGTCGGCGATAAAATTCGTTTAGGTGATACAGATCTGTATATTGAAATCGAGAAAGATTTGCGTGGATATGGCGAAGAGTCTGTCTATGGTGGAGGTAAATCTTTACGTGATGGTATGGGGGCAAATAATACCTTTACCAGTGATAACGGCGTTCTTGATCTCGTTATTACCAACGTCACGATTGTGGATGCACGTTTAGGTGTGATCAAAGCTGATGTAGGGATTAAAAACGGTAAAATTGTTGGGGTTGGTAAAAGTGGTAACCCAAATGTTCAAGACAATATTACCCCTGGAATGGTCGTGGGTGTCGCAACGGATGCTATCTCAGGTGAACACTTAATTTTAACTGCCGCAGGTATCGATACCCATATTCATTTAATTTCACCTCAGCAGGCTTATGCGGCGTTATCAAATGGTGTGACGACTTTCTTTGGTGGGGGCATTGGACCCACTGATGGCACTAACGGTACCACAGTAACTGCGGGTCCATGGAACATGCGTGCGATGTTGCGTGCCATTGAAGGCTTACCAATCAACGTCGGTATTTTGGGTAAAGGTAACTCATATACGCGCGAACCATTAATAGAGCAATTGGTTGCTGGTGCAGCAGGTTTAAAAGTACATGAAGACTGGGGCGCAACAGGTAACGCAATCCGTCACGCACTGCGTATCGCGGATGAGTTTGATGTGCAAATTTCTGTGCATACAGACAGCCTGAACGAAGGTGGTTATGTAGAAGATACGATCGAAGCTTTCGAAGGCCGTACTATCCACACCTATCACACTGAGGGGGCGGGTGGCGGTCACGCACCAGATATTATTAAAGTTGTTAGCCAGCCCAATGTGTTGCCAAGTTCAACTAACCCAACACTTCCTTTTGGTGTTAATAGCCAATCAGAATTGTTTGATATGATCATGGTTTGCCACAACTTAAACCCCAATATTCCATCAGACGTTTCTTTTGCTGAAAGCCGTGTTCGTCCTGAAACTATCGCAGCGGAAAACGTATTGCATGATATGGGAGCAATTTCGATGTTCTCGAGTGACTCACAAGCGATGGGGCGTGTTGGTGAGAACTGGTTAAGAATCATTCAAACTGCTAATGCCATGAAAGCTTCACGTGGCAAACTGCCTGAAGATGCACCGGGTAATGATAACTTCCGCGTTCTACGTTACGTTGCAAAAATCACCATTAACCCAGCGATTGCTCAGGGTGTGAGTCACATCTTAGGTTCAATCGAGGTTGGCAAAATGGCTGACTTGGTGTTGTGGGATCCAAAAATGTTTGGTGCTAAACCAAAACTGGTTATTAAAGGTGGCCTGATTAACTGGGCGGCAATGGGGGATCCAAATGCATCACTGCCGACACCACAGCCAGTATTCTATCGTCCAATGTTCGGTGCTATGGGTAAAACAGTTAATGACACATGTGTCACATTTGTTTCCCAAGCGGCATTAGATGATGGTGTTAAAGAAAAAGCAGGTTTAGAGCGCCAAGTTGTTGCGGTTAACAACTGCCGTGCGATTGGTAAGCGTGATTTAGTTCGTAATGGTGAAACTCCGAACATTGAAGTTGATCCTGAAACTTTTGCTGTAAAAGTAAATGGCGAACATGCTACTTGCCAACCGATTAGTGAAGCAGCGATGAACCAACGTTATTTCTTTGGTTAA